The Aphelocoma coerulescens isolate FSJ_1873_10779 chromosome Z unlocalized genomic scaffold, UR_Acoe_1.0 ChrZ, whole genome shotgun sequence DNA window GGAAACATCAACGCAAATTCTTGCAAGCTATTCATCAGTAAGTactattttgctttgtttttcctgtcaAGGTGTTCTCTCTATTAGTTTCCTTCTCCCTCAGTCACTCTTAGTCCCATCCTGCCCCCTCCTTTCTCTCCGTCCACCATTCCCTTCCCTTCATAGAAGATTGTTCTTGAGGTTGATTTTCTTTCAGAGTAAGGTAGATATAAGGTTTTACTGTATTATCTgtttgcaataaaataaaaaggtatGCGGGCAGTTTATGTCCATATAAACTCGTTAGTGTTTTTTAGAAGTTTCCAGTGCTTCTTGAATTATGTAAGacttttttgttctttgccACTGAGACTATCCTTTGTTTTTATGCATTTGCTTCCAAGCAGTAAGATGCAAAGTACAATAGACAGAAGAAAACTTTTTCAAAAAATTTTTCTGTGTAGTAGATGTTTTAATACTTTAAAATCAGAATGATGTAATAAAAGAGAGTATGTATGTAGTAGTTAATGAAAAGAATATTCATTAAGTATCATGGCATGGTCTACCAGCATTTAGTTGCCTCTTTCCACTGTATATTCTCAGTGCATAATATCAAGTGTTGGTATGTCAGCTATGACCCGTGACATCTCTTCTAGAGGATTGGAGTGTATGCCAATAGTTGAGACCTTTGAGCACCTCTGGAATTATTCCAAAGAGTTCTTCCCCTCTACTTGAGGGTCTGAAAACAAGCCTGAGACTTAAAACCAGTAGTAGGATTAAGCTGTACCATGGTATTGCCACACTATAAGTATTTATCTAAAATTTGCGGTATGTGTTTATCATAAAGCACATCAAAACAAGCAGAATTGCACAATGGTTGCTATTTCTTGAGCTAcatgggaggaaaaaaccccagagttTTGTCCTTGGGAACCAGAATTCTTTTGAGGAATGGTCAGGACCTGTTTGTCTGTTCTATTTGTTATCCCCGTCCAGCCTGAGGCAGCCATTTGTACAGCCTATGAAAATAGTTCCCATTAGTTACAGGGAAAAGGTAAATAGGTAAGTTTAGTTTCAACTAGTGGTGGTTTGAGTGTAGGTCTGTGTCTGAGCCAAGCAGTGAAGAGATGTGAAGGAATCCATGACGAAAAGAACATCTATGTAGCATCTTGCCGGAAAGACAGGAAGGAAAGGCCAGGTTAATTCATTTCCTGTTAGTAAATTTAGACTAACAAtgattctttctctcttttgtaGCAGTGTTTTAAGGCAGTAGGTCGCTAAACTTAAGATATGAAGTATTCTGTAAACCTTGATTACTGTATTATATTTAGCAAATTTGCAGGATTAAATGTTACTGTGTCATTGTGGAAATACTTTGAGGAATAAAAAGACAACAGAAGTTGTGGCATTTTTATGTGAATATAAAAACTATATTTTTATATACCAGTTTGGTCATCTGTCTTAGCTTAAAGGATTGGGAGGTGGAGGGGAGTGGCAGGGGTTCTGCGGAGAGGATGGCATGTCATGTGCATCCTTGCTCGACTTGAATCCTTGATTGCAAAGGTTGTTCCTTAACATTTTAACTTTGCTATTtattttgtgtgtatgtgtgtgtgtgtctgtgtgtatatGAGCACATATGTTCAGAAAATAATCTAAAAAGCACAGCAGGCTCGATCTCCAGCTTTATATATCACTGAAGCTCAGAAGACCTTTGCAGGACATGAAGTGCACCTCCcttaaaaatgaattaattagGTGGGGTGAGGAAGGTGGCAGCAGTAATTTTCTCCTAGCTGTGACAGCTACACTGCACAGCTGTGTTAGTCATTTCTCTCTGTCCTTTACCACTTTGCACTACGGCTCCAAAACTTTGGTatttaagaaacaaacaaaagataatttttttcaatatgCTGAAGAATGTGCCATAGATGAAAACATTGCACTAGCAGTTTGCTTTCTTCCTGTAGCTGGGTAGATGGatgcaaattaatttttcatcctTTTGAATCTTTGAGCTTTTCTCAGGTGACTTACAGTTTTCCATCTTTCTGGGTTCTTAAATTTAGTTTGGTACCCCTCCTTCACCTTCCAACCATTTCACtggagacaaaaataaaaggagtgGCATTTCAGGGCCAATTTCATAAAAGAAACCAGACTAGATCATGATAACAGTCATGGTCACAGCTCTAAAATGCCTTCACCTGGTCTGTGTGTTCTGCTGCTCATGCGGATGATACATAAGATGAAGGCGAAATCATTAAAAGGCATGTTATGTACTGTATGAACAAGAAAATCTACAGATGATAGTTAAGGGGAAGGCTTGAAGATATTGCAGATTCATCATGAATGCAAGTGAGTTAGACTCCTCCTCAGGCAGCTACTAATCAAAAGAAGTAGCAACTCCCTAGGACTTTCCACCTGCTGAATCAAGCCCACTGTGCTCATTTGGTTGTTTTAgtatattttacattttgttttcttttgttttgtctttttttcaacaaaatgaaaatagagCTCGGAAGTAAGTTGTACAAGCTGTTCCTTTCTAAACTTGAAGAATTTACCACTGTCTGCATGCAAAAAAATAGAGTTTTTATTTGTGAACTTCAGTGGTCTGATTGCTGCCATGGAAACGTGATCCAGAATCATGATCTTTTTCTGTGATAAGTGAAGTTCATAAAATCAAAATTTTATCTTAATGAATTAAACAATTAAAGTCTTTTGGTTTACTTTAAATCCGGCTGCTGCAGCTAAAGACTTGCCATACCTATATATTCTTACAGCCTGTGGTAGGTGTTGGGTTGGTTATCATGAAGAATTATTGTGTTGGTGTCAACTGGTACTGGTACTACTACAATAACAATGGACTTCctggaattttaaaattaaaatactgacGTTCAAACATATGAATCAATGAATcttaagaaaagcagaaaacacatATTCTACAAATTATTTGAGAGAATGGTCACCAAAACACTGGGGTTGTCCTTCTCCAGTGAAATCATTACTTTTGAACAATTATTCTGTTCTGAGACTGTAATTATATAATTCTGTACCTTGGAGACTCCTTCATATTTTTTGCTTTAGAAAAACTCCAGCCTCTGGAAACACCATTCCAACAGTCTGCATTTATGTCATGCTCTGAAAGAAGCTTGCAGTGGAAGAAGAGCACATGACATTCCAGTAACAAGCTGCTGGAATGCCAGTTTTATGTGATCAATTAATTTCTACCTTAACAGAGTTATTGCCATTTAtactttaaagatattttttaatgatatttCACTCTCCACAACTTACTTTCTCATGGCAGTTAGCCTAGATATGAAAGGAAATGCTTGTAAACTAAAGATATGAAAGAAACTTTCTGATTTTGAAATACCTTCTAGAAGGCTTTCTTTAAACTAGCTTTCTATGTAATACCATCACTGAGAAATGGGCAGAGAATGCATTAGCAAGCCACCTTCCACAAAATGCTGCCAAACTTAGTTCCATTTAACAGCTAACCAaattggttttttggttggccCTTGATATACTGATAGCCTGAAGTGGTATCTTGTCACACATTGTTTATAAATTTATACCTTGGTTTTGTAAAACCCTACTTCCTGCTCTAGAACAGCCAGAAAAGTCATTGAAAGCTCGAGTATGGGTCTACTATGAGAGGTTGAAAAAATGATTCATGGTAGAAGTTGCCTATTTGTGAAAATCAGATCTACAAACCACTCCTCTAGCAGTTAATCTGGAAAACGTGGGCTTTGTATCAGGGAATATATAAGAGAGGTGATGTTTATATCTTGTAAAGAATGTGCATAACTAATAATAATGTAGATAGGTAtgcatcaaagaaaaaaaatatacccttgctgcttctttcataGTTTTTCAATGCTATAGTTTAAATAATGCTTTGAAAAAGAATGTCTGatgtaaatttaaaatgtaatcATACTAAGATTCACAAGTTATCTAAGAAAACCAAATGTATTGGCAAGCATGTTGGTTATTTAGCTGCTGGTCAGATGGAAGTTCTGTTTAAAGTAAGGAGAAACTCACTTATCACTGTATGTTCATCAGGTTCCAACACTGCTAACCCAATCCATTTCCGACAGAACAGGGCTAATACCTGTATCTAGTCATGTAGGCATGGGAAGATTCTTGATTACTACAATAATAATGACAAAAAACTTCTGGTTTATGTTTCTTCCTATATCTACTTGTCACGATACTGAGGCTTTGAGGAATGTTTTGGCTTTCTTTCATGTAGTCTGGATAAATTGTTATCTTCCTTTTTGAATTCAACTTTGACCATGGCAAATGGTATTCTTGAGGACATCACATTTCCttgctctttccttttttgcGGTGTTGAAGAAGCATGCTTCTCATGTAGCAGGCACATGACCGATTATGACTCTACACAAAGTAGTCAAGGCATTGTCCATGCAGTTATTTGCTCTTGTAAGTTTTGTGCATGCTCTTTAGAAATCCTAGTATGAcctcatacaaaaaaaaatctgacttaAAATTCCACTTTTTAGATTAAGAAGTGTAAAAATGGAACAAAGGAAACTGAATGATCAAGCCAACACTTTGGTGGACCTGGCAAAGGTTAGTAGGCAGTTACTGTTGTTTCGACATTCATTCTTCCAAAATGAAGAGTTTTTAAGTGAAAATGGTGTGCATTATATGTGCAAATCTTGTTAACAAGGTTGTTATTTGTAGCAAGTGAAAATATATGTGTGTTTTGTGGTAGTACCTACTGAAAGAAACATCCTGACGAAAGTTTGAATGTgccatatttatttatttttttgtacatTTGAAAAAGACTTCACAATTGAGAGGCTGATCCTGAGAGCTCCTGAAGTGACTGCGGTGGTCATGGTAAATGCTGAACTGTGAGTGGGCCGTAGTGGTGTAGTGCTGTGTAGTAAGGAGATATGCCATGTGGTGATAGTGACTGTGCCATCACAGACCATAGTACATAGCCTCTTGACTGGAATTAGAGGTTCTGGTTTTCTGTTCCTGTTGTCTTATGCAGCAGTAACTTTAGATAAGTAAATTTAGATCTGGATTTATTTAAGTTTATATAATGAATAGTAGCTGCCTACTTTGCCAGTATATCATAAggcttttaaaatcttttttaaacCATTTGAGTTGAGGTAAAAGAGGCTATTCAGTTGCAAACTGCTTGTTTATTGTTGTTAGaatttttcataaatatataATAACTAGGAAGCTAGAGGTCTGAGCTGATAGCATTTTGGATTTCTCATTAGATCTTAATATTTAAGAGTTACTGTGAGCTTAGTTTGAGGCAACATTAGAAGCATTAATGGGCTCTTCCTAAGGGTTTCTTGTACACCTCTTCATTTACCTCAAAATCCTCCTCAATTTCAAGTGCATCAAAGCAACGATTAAACTCTTCAGTGTTCATTCCCCTCTTGTTTTACAGAACCACCTGACAACTTCAGGTGAAAATACAGTTCAGTCTAATGCTTCTGGCAACTAATAAGGACTTAAGATACTATTTTGTGTAGAATACAAGACTGTTCAAGGATAATGCTAGCATCCTGAAACAAGAGGCAGAGAAATGGGTTATAACACTCACGTGATACTGAAGTGGTTTACACTTCAGGCAGTCAttcaattaattttcctttcctttggatGGTTCATAAATTTTAACCATTTTTCTACTGAATTACATCCAGTTTTTACTCTATTTTAAATAATCTGAAGTCTCAGTCTGTAGGAGGCAGAcatttagcctttttttttaaccagttcCAAGTCCCTATGAAATAACACATTTCAGATTACATTTTTACTGACCATTGTGTCATTTTAAAGTACACTGTATATATTTGCTGTATCCAAACAGTGTTTTGTAGAGGCCAGATAGATTGGAAATGCAGAAGTAGAAAAGCATACAATTGAGTTTTTATTCCTTGCACTACTTTTCAGAAACAATGCACTGGATTCCTCTTACTGCCAATATAAGAAAACCTTCTCAGTTTAGGGAGAAAGCCAGTGAACAACATTTGTGCACTGCTTTCAAGAACGAAGGTGTTTAAGAATCAAGAACAGTTAGGGATGGAGCACATCACTGGAGCCTTCAGTCCCCTGGTGGCTTCCACTGACTGTTCAAAAAGCTTCACCTGGTGCACTCCCAAGCACCTAAATTTCCACAAAAGGTCTGGTTTATAATTTATTTCGACTTTGACATCTGAAGTGCTACTAAAAGGCATTACATTTCTGCTCAAGAAATCTAGTAGAAAGCTTAGTCTACTGTAATTTAATCTACAGGGAAAATTATTTCACAAGACTATCTATTGTTATAATACTCATATCCTCTTTTACAAACCCTTATAGAGTTGTGCTACTTGTTACAATACTTGTAAGGTCTCTCTAAACTTTTACTTACATCCTTCTACTTTCAGACTCAAAACATCATGTATGACATGATTTCTGACTTAAATGAAAGAAGTGAAGATTTTGAGAAGAGAATTGTTACTCTGGAAACTAAACTGGAAACTTTAATTGGTAGCATTCAAGCTCTTCCTGGACTGATTAGCCAGACAATCAGCCAGCAACAGAGGGAATTCCTCGAGGCTCAGATACAAAATTACGATAAGCATGTTGCCTACAGTGCTGAACGGTCACGATCTTTGTCAAGAAGAAGGAGATCATCCTCCACAGCACCACCAACTTCATCAGAGAGTAGCTAGAAGAGAATAAGTTAACCGCAAAATAAAGACTTTTTGCCATCATATGGTCAATATTTTAGCTTTTATTGTAAAGCCCTATGGTTCTAGCCAGTGTTATCTGGGTTCTGATGTCAGAATCCTGGAAACCTGAACAGATTTTAGGCCAAAATGAGTgaaaactcttctttttttcccccctcctcctctcagATGCACAGTGAATGCACCTATTATTGCTATATTAGATTGTTCTTCCTGTAATTTCACTTTTTATTCATGCACTTCAAACAAGCTTTACTACTACAATACATAATCTAGTATAATAAAAAGGTTAATTTCTGCACATAGTTACTTGATTACTTGGACCTAATGACCAAAAAATAATCACAATCAAAAGACCTAATTATGAACTTTTAAGAAGCTAAATTGAAGCTTAATGATAATTTCTCAGTATGAAAGCTAACTGTCTAAACTTTGCTTGcagtggagggggaaaaaaaattgatattAATCTAACAGTGTGCTGTATATGTATAGTCATTTTAAAAGGTCACTGACAGCTTCAATTTCTGAAgtgattaattaaaaatatagttTATCCTAGAATATAAGTCTTGGAGTAAGCTatgggtttttaaaatattcttaggGCTTTTATTTAACATGCATTGGTACACACATGCACATagataatatatatatacatatgtatttatgtatataaaattatttatgcaATGCCCATGGCAATGATCTTTTAAACTGACTATTTGTAAAGCTACTGGCATTCAAAAACTACAGGCAAAGTCCTTTTACTTATTCGGAGTCTCATAACTATGCCAGGTAAGTTTGTCCAGATCAAAAGCATCACTTTCAGCCAGAAGTCTCCTAATAATGCTATTTGGGTTTTGAAAGTGTTAGGTCGCTACTTTCTCCACTCCTTTCATTGTGTTTCTGGAGTGAATGACTGACACACATAGTATACACGGTTGTGTGATGGCAGCACAGTGTCCTGTATACATTATGTTTGGATAATCCCCATGTTTCCTGCTATGCAGTCAAGCTTAGCAAAACACTTCTAGCAATATTTCCAAAATCTGTAAAAAGCCAGCTGTAGACTGGAGTTACAACAGTAGGGTATCTATAGTACTTTATTTTCGTGCATAAAAATAAGGTCTcctactttatttaaaaaaaaaaaaaaaaacaaaaaaaaaccacaaacaaacaaaaaaaaaaagtaaaaaaaaacccgaaaacAAATCAGAAAGCAGTCACCAGTAGGCACTGGTGAAAAGCTTTTGACTGACATTTCTCCTGGTTTATGCTCCAGAGTAGCAAAACTAGGTAAGTTTAAATGCTCAGAAGATGCAACTTGCATTCACAATTCCTAGTTATAAACAGGAAATTATTTGACTTTATGAGATATTTTTTAGTACTTGCTATTTACGAAATATGCCAGTCCAGTCTGCCTCTCCCCCAGTTTACAGGCAAGGGTGACATCTGTAGCTAAACAAGTAGACATGGCTGACTGTTTCTAAGTAATATTATGTCTGCCTAGAAGTAACCAACTTGCACGTTGAAGGAAATGCACATTGCTCCATGAAACACTGTGACTTCTGGTCAACAAGGACAGGCAGGAAAGAGTAATGCAAGAAGTCAGGGCAGAGCCCTGCTGGGCAAGAGAGAAAAGCTGTTCTTTCCAGTAACCAGAATTCCCCAAACCAAATACATAATCTGAAAAACAGCAGACACTTTAGGCCTATTTAAATTAAAGGATCTTCTTTTCTGGTGTTACGAATGTATAAATGATGAATGTATAAGTGACATCCAGAGGTATTGCATGCTTATTAAAAGGTCAAGAATTTCTCC harbors:
- the KCNN2 gene encoding small conductance calcium-activated potassium channel protein 2 isoform X4, with the translated sequence MWLISITFLSIGYGDMVPNTYCGKGVCLLTGIMGAGCTALVVAVVARKLELTKAEKHVHNFMMDTQLTKRVKNAAANVLRETWLIYKNTKLVKKIDHAKVRKHQRKFLQAIHQLRSVKMEQRKLNDQANTLVDLAKTQNIMYDMISDLNERSEDFEKRIVTLETKLETLIGSIQALPGLISQTISQQQREFLEAQIQNYDKHVAYSAERSRSLSRRRRSSSTAPPTSSESS
- the KCNN2 gene encoding small conductance calcium-activated potassium channel protein 2 isoform X3, coding for MSLGYHDQQDVTSNFLGAMWLISITFLSIGYGDMVPNTYCGKGVCLLTGIMGAGCTALVVAVVARKLELTKAEKHVHNFMMDTQLTKRVKNAAANVLRETWLIYKNTKLVKKIDHAKVRKHQRKFLQAIHQLRSVKMEQRKLNDQANTLVDLAKTQNIMYDMISDLNERSEDFEKRIVTLETKLETLIGSIQALPGLISQTISQQQREFLEAQIQNYDKHVAYSAERSRSLSRRRRSSSTAPPTSSESS
- the KCNN2 gene encoding small conductance calcium-activated potassium channel protein 2 isoform X2, translating into MLQSSRYHDQQDVTSNFLGAMWLISITFLSIGYGDMVPNTYCGKGVCLLTGIMGAGCTALVVAVVARKLELTKAEKHVHNFMMDTQLTKRVKNAAANVLRETWLIYKNTKLVKKIDHAKVRKHQRKFLQAIHQLRSVKMEQRKLNDQANTLVDLAKTQNIMYDMISDLNERSEDFEKRIVTLETKLETLIGSIQALPGLISQTISQQQREFLEAQIQNYDKHVAYSAERSRSLSRRRRSSSTAPPTSSESS